The Maylandia zebra isolate NMK-2024a linkage group LG4, Mzebra_GT3a, whole genome shotgun sequence genome segment GGAACAAGAGTTGTCTGATGTAATGTTTACACTGCGAGACACTGAAAGGCTGCTGTGTACGTTACATGAACATCTGACCAAGACTTTACTTCTGACTTCATGTCgttacatttaaaatatgaagACAAATATTATACACATGATGGCATAAGAATCAGTCTTTGCCTTGTTTTTATAAATCTGTAACTAATCTATTGGAATCACAGTCATACTGCCAGACTTAATAAGAGCCGTTGCTAACAGAGAAGCGCTCTGAGACTGTTGTTGTTGCCAAGGCAACCACTAATGTGCAGCTAGGCTAACAGGAGCTTGCTAACTTTAATAAGACCTGTTTTATACAACAGCACAGCCATATAAGgaatcagctgatcactgcctGCAGCGgaatttctttgctttttcttaTTTACGATTGAAGTCACCGCCTTATTGGGCAGGTTGGTAATGTGTCTATGACGGGGACAGGCTGTCTGCTCCGGAGAAATGTGCTGTCAGACACTGGGTAATGCTCAAGATGCCTAATGATAGCGGCTAATGTCAGCTTAATAGTAGCTGCCAGCCTGTGTGTTGTAGTCAAACAACCGCACTGGGTTCTATTGTTAATGAATTAGTTTCTCTTTTACAGAGAACTGGCAATAGTGCGTTAGTTTCACTGAATAAAGGCTCGTGTATCCATGACTGCGCTGTGTTTGGCACAGTGTTTCGTTTGCATACACGCTTTCATGTGTGGACTATGCCCGGTGACCGTGGCTGTCATGCTTGTGTTCGTGTGCAGCGGAGACAATGCAGTAATGAACACTGATGTActcatacatgtgtgtgtatgtgggggGACTGTTTTGGTTTGTTCAATAACGAAACCGTCCTCTACCAACCCGCGGTTCACCCCTGTCCGTCTTCGCATCACTGTTAACCTTCCCCCCAATGAAATGACGGCTGGCTGTACCTGAGCCTGGTGGCCGTGCAGCCGGGCTAAATACTCGGCGCAGTCAGCGCTATGCCACGGCATTGTCAGAGCCTCTTAAGCTTACCGGCAGTCAGAAAACAGCGCTCCCCATGCTTCGGCCACCGAAGCTTACCTTGCTTTGGCCGATCTCTCGTAACTCCATCCCGTCCCAGTCCCCAGATCTCCGAAGCCCGAAGCGGGATAATTCCTCTCCATGAAAGAAAGAGCTGGATGAAGATGCACAGATAGTGagcgggagggagggagggatatCTTCACTTCCAGCGCCCGATTCTGTTTATTCCTCTGCTTGACAAGCCTGTAGACTGAGTGGGGATCGGGGGCGGTGTGGGGAGCCGCGGCGGACAGGAGCacctcctcccccctcctctcccCGTATATTTAACTGTCTATTGTCTCTCGTGTTAAGCCGAACAGATGCTCCACGTCGCAGCTTTAGTAAGAGAAATTATATTCACGCTGCTCCGATAGCTGCAGCTTACTCGCTCTTTTTGCGTTTTGTTCACATGACGCCATTTTTAAGAAGAATGACTTGGCTGGCGTGATCGCCTTCTCTCTTACAAGCATGCACGCCTTCGCAGTGTGCTGTAGACCattgtaaacacaaaacaaaaactaagctTCTACAGCAGTTTTACCTTTCTATGACAAACAGCACAAAGGCTGCAAACATGTCCAGAAGAACTTCCTCTTGATTCTAATTTAATCTACTACTTGCATGCTTATTTGCTGGCTTTGCAAGTCACAACAAGTTATACAATGACTGGAGGCGTGTGAAATTGTTACATGATTTATTATATAAAATGCATCTTGGTTTTTCTtgaacacaaatgcacaaacacagcacaaaaACGAAGTCTTAAGTGATCAGACTAGTGACAAATGATTAGCTACGGTCCACTTTGGGACTGTCTTTGAACTGCACTCCTAAGgaaaatatgtatattttaaaaaacaaccagAAATTTTCCCCAAACCATCAGTGTCAAGGTTTCACACAGTGACCTGCAGGGCTTTCATTCATTGTCACCTGGATCAGCAGATACCGACGGCGCACCCCTGTGGTCAAAGACAGGAAGAAAAACTTTGTGAATAGCAGCATGATCAATGAACGTCCAGCTGTTTCCGTtcctatttaaaaaaaggtttttagaAAGACGGGGGTGCAGTTAGTTTGAAAGCAAATAAGAGAACTGAActatttgtgcaacatctctaaagttagaaatatcctgtctcagagtgacgctgaaaaactagttcatgcatttattacttccaggctggacgactgtaattcattattatcaggaagtcctaaaaactccctgaaaagccttcagctgatccaaaatgctgcagcaagagtcctgacagggactagaaagagagagcagatttctcctgttttggcttcctgttaaatccagaattcaaaatcctgctcctcacatacaaggtcttaaataatcaggccccatcttatcttaatgaccttgtagtaccatatcaccctattagagcacttcgctctcactctgcaggcctacttgttgttcctagagtatttaaaagtagaatgggaggcagagccttcagttttcaggcccctcttctgtggaaccagcttccagtttggattcaggagacagacactatctctactttcaagattaggcttcaaactttcctttttgctaaagcatatagttagggatggaccaggtgaccctgaatcctcccttagttatgctgcaatagacgtaggctgccggggattcccatgatgcattgagtttttcctttccagtcacctttctcactcactatgtgttaacagacctctctgcattgaatcatatctgttattaatctctgtctctcttccacagcatgtctttatcctgtcttccttctctcaccccaaccaatcaaagcagatggccccgcccctccctgagcctggttctgctggaggtttcttcctgttaagagggagtttttccttcccactgtcgccaaagtgcttgctcatagggggtcatatgatttttgggtttttctctatgtattattgtacgatctactgcacaatatgactgttgttgtgattttgagctgtataaataaaattggattgaattgaattgaatgtgtgATTGCTTTCTTCATGCCATCACACACATTTGGTATTGTTTGAAGTATCATTTCATTTTCGATGTGCACATACAACACATACCATACACTTGCAAACACCACTGCATACACCACTTTACACCACTCATATAGACTTTCTCGCATCATGATTGTCATTGATTATCATACTATAATCAGTGTAGTGCATATATGGATGGTTCCATGTTCTTCATCTTCTAGATAAGTGGACCAAAGTTATTTAGACATTGCCTGGGACACCGAGTGCCAATATCTATacaaatatttcaaatttgTATGCCATTTCATTTACTGCAAACATGAGTACATTTGACAGTTAAATTAAACACTCATCTGCAACCTGCTTGCTTTCCCTTCTTTGTAATTGTGTCTTTACTCAATCAGTTTCACTTGTGTTGAATTTGTTACACCTGTTTCCAATTAGTCACCTTCccgtgtataaatacacaacatGTGTTGTGCTTCTCTCACCAGAATGTCTTAGTACTCTTGGTAGTCAGTCTTTCCAGTGTTCCTTGTGTGTGCACGCTTTGCCTTCCACTTACCCTGaatatggtggtggtggagCATCGTGCTGCCCACTGTGGTTCAGGGCATCGTTGTAGCTAGGCAGACCGGGTGCAGTGATCCCACCTAGGGGCACCGTCTCCGGAGCTGATGTATGCCCATCTACTGCAATTTGTACTGGAGGTCTGGAACAGCACACAGCACAACACGCCAATTTTAAACCCCTTTAGTTGCTGTATTGctaataaacaaacataaaaacgtGAAAATGTTtatacactatattgccaaaagtatttagTCGTCTGCCTGTATTTGGTCATGTAAACTGGGCTAAAATCCCATTTCTAATCCAtgggtttaatatgatgtcgGCCCACCGTTagcagctataacagcttcaactcttctgggaaggTTTTCCAGAGAAGGTTCAGGAGGTTTCGACCATTTTTCCTGAAGCACatctgtgaggtcagacactaaGCATGTGCCCTGCCTTAGGTGCCACCTATTCCTAATCCTTATAGGTATAACTGAGTGATTTGCATAAATTAGTgctatttcttaaatttgtaaaatcTGTGACAAATtgtattgtttaattttttagtCTGTTagtgtcttggagcaactgtaacctaCATCATTTCCTTAGTGATCAATAAAGTTTTCTGATTCTGGATGGAAGatgaacaactttaataattgaCCGACGCGTTTCAGCTTGtgaccctgatgaaggccacaagccaAAACGCGTTGGtcaattattaaagttgttcatcttcccttaagtgttgctggagttcctgctttgtgaattctttcatcttctccatgcaccttggaagcagatgaagttgtgccagaaatCTTTGCTGTGATTCTGGTACAGCTGACTCTACTCACCATTAAAGCAAAAGTACTTAGGTCCAAAAAAGGAGAGTTCTAGTCCCAGTGAGCCTTGATGGGGTGACTGTggctcaggcggtagagcaaGTCATCtagtaatcagaaggttggtggttcaagccctGGTTTCTCTGGTCGACACATAGCCACatatccttggacaagatactaaccccaagttgctctctgatgcatccatgcTACGACTGTGAGTTCtgtatttttctgtcatttaaagtTTTTTGACTTGCTTCAATTTTTAGTGAGCCATACCTGGgttttgttctttcattttttaaggTGACAGTGGTTTGTCCGTCTCTTTTGGTTTAATtactaataaaaatattaataaacttTAATAAACAATTCTGCCCTCATGTCTCCTTTTTTCAACCCGGACACTTTGTGTTACTTTCCCACATCCCCTGGACCTTTAagggaaaaataacaataaagaattATAAATTTGCACAAACTATGGATTAAGATTAAGGGATTAATATTGTCTTCTTGTctactttgtattttttttaatggtctaCTGGTTTTTAAAAGACATTACTGGGAAATGTTACTGGTGTCGGTTAGGGTGTCACTTTGTTCCACATTTCTCTGTTACCAGATGATCCACATCGGAGCAAACGTACCGGCCAGACCTCCGTGCACCCTTTTTCTTGGCTTTGTAGCAGTACACTCCCAGCACCGTGGCAATTACAGCAGACACTAGTACAGCCAGGATCCCTGCCACCAGACCTGACACGTCCAGTCTGTTTGCACTACCTTCAAAGACAAACATCATCACCCCACTCAAAAAATGTTTCTTCAATAGTTCTCCTGTTACTCAGTCAGACAATCTGTAGCCAATCACTACAGCAATGACTTCAGTCGTGATACTGTTGGAGGTTTGAAGACGtagataaaacagcaaaattagaaaatatacaaaatatacAATCGACAAAAAATAGCAAtatggaaaaaagaaagtgtCATCCCAACTACTACAAAAAATACATTCGTCATTAGTATGCACATTTgaacaatgaaatgaaaaggTTAGCATAGTGATGCTAAAGTATTACCTTGATTGGTGTACGTTTTCCAAAAATTTTCCTAGAAATGGAAGCAAATGAAGATTAAATGAAGAGGTCACCTTGAATAAGTTAAGTCAAATTGCTCAAATACTAAGAGAAAaggttttgtattttaaatattaaaataaaaaaaacatgtatatttAGGTGATAAACGTGTAAATAATTGTTAAATTAAACTGATAGTTTTTCATTCTAAGACTCCAGATTAAAAACAGGTTCTACAGTCAAAGAAGAGTCACCGTCTTCGCAGTGTCCTCAAAAATCTCTCTGGCTTCCTCGTAGTTGCAAATCTCTTCCATGCACTCCCTCTCCACATCACCAGGCACAACCAGCTCAAAGTCCCAGCTGTTATAGAGCAGTGAACGGGACAGGAAGGATGCAGCTTCTGTCTCATCCACCAACACTGGATCTCCTACAGGGTGTAGTTCACTGTCACTGATAATCAAAAACATAACTCATACGGACATCAAAAGTCAAACTCTCTAGTCTGTTGTCTAAGCTCCAGATTTCCCGTAGTATCTCTGACCCCTCTTTTTATGGTTCATGTGGCGAGGGATGCATTCTCAAATGTACTCAGGGAGCTTCAGCCATCAGACCCCACTAAAACCTCCTCAGACAGTGGGATACTGGGGTTTTCTGTGATTCTGTTTAAAATCACAAAGCTGGTTTTGACTGCTCCATCGCTGGATGAGTAACTTGGCAAAAAGTCCTTGTTGCTTTCGAGCTCAGATGTCCATTTCTGCTCTTCGTTAGTTCTTGTATTCCTGTGCGTGCTTAGTCTAGTAATGGTGATTCAAATTGTAATCCTTAAAAACTCTTGTGCTCTCCACAAACAAAGCTTTGACTTCAGTAAACAAGTACTTATAAGTGCATTTCCGGAGCTCCCAAATTCACATCTCTGACAATCGGTTCCAACACATTTACAGTGAAGCGGCATTTTCTTGCACACACAtatgtaaatgttaaaaaaaatatccgTCAGCAACAACGTTGTGTTATGATTTCacacaaaatcacaaaaaacaaactgtgaaaGCTGAGAGTGTCTGGTGGCTGAAACTGGACAAAACTGGATTATTTACATTTGAATGCTAATTTTCTGTGGAGGTCCATCATGGACCTGCTTTAATGCCAACGGGAGATTTTCAGTGTGGTAGCAGTCTCCCTATCAACttctaaaaatgtatattatGAATTATAattgtaattattgttattaataatAACGTTGTTGTTGCTGAGTATTTCTGACACTTCTGATCTAATGAAGGTATAattcacacacacgctcaccaAAATTAGACCACAGAAGATTAGAAAATGCTGCCTGCTGTGAtaagtcttgatttctgctgcaacattcagatggtagcGTGGTATTAAGGTATCTGTGAAAGATCCTTTCAGGATTCTGCTTCCTGTGGTGCTCGGTGCTGTGGGACTGTTAGTTCCAGCTGACCAACGTTTAGTTTCACGCACAGCCTACCTGGAGATTCATGCTGACAACCACAGTCACATCTCACTCCAGAGGAGCATCTTAGCGATGTGGGGGAATGAGACATTTGTATTGTGTATATGTGGATgaacaactgtgtgatgctaatGTTTCCAGTACTTTTTTCAATCTGTACCACAAACAATCCAAGTGAGCTGTGCAGGCCCAGCGTACTAGAAAGATCAACCTAACGTGGGTCATACAGAGAGGTAGGATGGAGCATTAGGACTGGTTGCCTTTCTCCTCCTCATGGCGCCCTGCTCATCAccactgtgtttatgtgcttAAAGAGAAATCACTTCCTTGTAATGAAAACTGATTCTGAAGTACAACTTCACCAGCTCATCTACACAAAGCAGAATGTATAtacaccatatatatatatatatgtttgtagATGGTATAGCAGCCGTGGCCGTTTGTCTTGAAACAGCTGTAATCTACACATTTCAAAattttgactttattctcacaacaatgttttgttttgcttttttcttaatGGCACCCTAATACTCCTTCATAGGAAAGCCAGTGGTGCTATAtagaatttgtttttattgttatttattctaAATCCTGCTACCAAGGAGCTGCTTCTAATTTCACTTAACATCTGATGTTTAATGGCAATAAACTACTCAGATTCACAGAAGAGCAGTTTGGTTTTCCTCTAGTCGTGCTGTTGTTGCAAGGCACGTTTGTGTAACTGAAGCATTACCACAAATTATAAAGCTAATTTTTATGAAGTGACAGGAGACAGGTGTGGGTTACCTGGTTGGTGTCTGTACGTGACGGAGCAGTGGGCCATCTGCACGAGGGACAGTCCGTTCATCCACAGCAACAATAACGCGGCTGTCGAAGCACAAAGCTACACAGAAAAAGTGCAAGAGCACCTGTGAGAACACTTGTAGTTAGAAGCCCGAGTATGAAGATGCTCCTCCAACACTGACCTGTCCAACACAGCTGCTCCATTTGGCTCCAGTTTGTTCCATCTGTCAAAGCTttcttgaagaaaaacaaacgtaTTTCTCTTGGTTTCACCAAAAACAGAGCTAATAGTTACTCCACTTCATTGCGCACTTTATTGCGCTGAGACGATCAGGAAACAACAAACCTGTCGGACAGCATTGCACCTGAAGGGAGGAACCTCCACAAACTGGTTTCACTGTTTACTCACAATATGCTGTCTATGTCAACATGTCCAATACACAAGCAACACACGTCTGCCTTGTAACTATAGAAGCGAGTGTAGAAACAGCCTTTAACCTGCCGTGCCAAGCTAGGGTATCCCCCCATCCCCTGCGTCGGGAGTGCGCACAGGGCAGGGAGCGCGGATCCACACGAAGTGTGAAGTTTTACTGAAACAGTGAAACACTAGTGTCGGTACGTCACGGCAGGAAATGAtacatttattgttttcatGTGGATCATTTCAACAAACCGAGGACGGACGTCTGCGTGGACTCTCAGCGAGTAAACCCCCGTGTTCGTCTATAGAAACGCGTCTTGTTTGTCCATATTTTACATATGTGATCATCACTTAAGTTGTTAACCAACAACATGCAGCTCCAGTCATCGCTTGTAACATCAGCTCCAAAACGCCACGGCAAAAACCACAGGGTGACGTCACCTGTCTATGGGCGTTAGATTAATTAACAAccatataaatattttaaataccaaataatgtcagacaatattttcacggaccggcctttaaggcggataaatacaacaaaatgatacgaccgagacaaaaactctggtattttgtaaatatcatAATAGAcgtgaattcactgtgtaattgtgtaactttattagcagcttCCTCCTGAAATGCGTCAACAACACTGAGTAacgtcctcctctctgccccttaatgctctctggtcgctatggtaacgcgtgcatatttctttcaaaataagacacacaactacaacacggaaAAACCCAGGggaacagagttaacgataaaaaccctgaaaaccatacatttcacaccagagcctcaactctcgcggcccggtaccagtccgtggcccgggggttgggcaGCGctggtctaaggagcttggagggaaaagcgtctggacttctttaagttgcttgaagacatttcacctctcatccgagaagcttcttcagttctaaggtcaaatggtggaaagTCCCAAATTTAAGCCCTATGAGAGTGTCCCcccaagagggacaaaggaccccttaATGATCCTCTTCAGGAAtctcactgaacctgaaaaga includes the following:
- the prrg2 gene encoding transmembrane gamma-carboxyglutamic acid protein 2 isoform X1 — translated: MEQLCWTALCFDSRVIVAVDERTVPRADGPLLRHVQTPTSDSELHPVGDPVLVDETEAASFLSRSLLYNSWDFELVVPGDVERECMEEICNYEEAREIFEDTAKTENFWKTYTNQGSANRLDVSGLVAGILAVLVSAVIATVLGVYCYKAKKKGARRSGRPPVQIAVDGHTSAPETVPLGGITAPGLPSYNDALNHSGQHDAPPPPYSGGAPSVSADPGDNE
- the prrg2 gene encoding transmembrane gamma-carboxyglutamic acid protein 2 isoform X2 — encoded protein: MEQTGAKWSSCVGQLCASTAALLLLWMNGLSLVQMAHCSVTYRHQPGDPVLVDETEAASFLSRSLLYNSWDFELVVPGDVERECMEEICNYEEAREIFEDTAKTENFWKTYTNQGSANRLDVSGLVAGILAVLVSAVIATVLGVYCYKAKKKGARRSGRPPVQIAVDGHTSAPETVPLGGITAPGLPSYNDALNHSGQHDAPPPPYSGGAPSVSADPGDNE